In the genome of Podospora pseudocomata strain CBS 415.72m chromosome 7, whole genome shotgun sequence, the window aagaagagaggcgGGGATGCCAGACAGGTCTTCATCACTTGGTTTCTGAAGCTTCAGGCCTTCTACTACCAGGGCAGAGAATTCTCTGAGCGTAAGGAACTCGAGAATGAAGTTGACCATCGTCTGGCCGTCGCCATGAAATCAGGCACACTTTTCAAATCGGACCAAGATTTGCTCAAAATCATTCTGATCAACATCACAAGCTATGCCGCTTGCGCACAGAAGGTTCAGGGTAAGATTGTTACTTATACCCCCCCAAAGAGGACACAACTAACTGTAATAGACAAATGGACTGAGGAGAGATCTCGCTCATGCCAATAtctgctccttctcaacATTCGCACTATCCACACCATCTCAAAGCTGCTCCGAGACGAGCTTAACGAGCTGGTCAAACGTCAACCAGTGGAGACCACTCCAGCGCAAGAACAGGGCAAGTTCACGCCCGTCTTCGCCCGCGTCTTGCCTTTCCTGCGCGTGTACATGGCTTGGCTATGCTTCTACAGCACTGAGCTGAAGCAGTACCAGGAGCACTTGGAGCCTCAATTTGGCGACATGTGCAAGATGCTCAGCATGGCCCTCGGTCTCCTCCTGGAGTTCGTAGCAACCGCTCAAGAGCCTGGAAGGATTGTTCCGTGGCGTTTTGCCGAAGACGAGCTCACACTCGGTGTGAACTGCCTCAACGGCCCAGAGTTGAAGGGCTGCCAGCTCTATTGCGACCCGTTTAGCAAGCAACCCAAGCCGCGACGGGATGAGTCCCCTGAGGATGAGTACTCAAACGACGACATTACTTGGAGCAGGATGCTGCACATTGCGCTCTGTGCTTTCGAGTTGGCGACTCCGGGATCCCCGTTTCCGCTCGTCACTGCTACGGCCTCTTCCAAGGACGCGGAGGGATATGCGACCGTCGTGTACCACGAAGGCCCCAAACACTTACCGCCAAGCGTCCAGAGCCCGCAACCGGCCTCTTCTGCTCCTACAACCACCGCAGCCCCTGCGCCTCCTGCAGCCGTTGCCACGCCGGCTCATGTACTTGCGGAAGTAGTAGCAGTCCCAAGCCCGTCAGACTCTGTTGAACTCTCGGAAGACCAAGAGTTCTATGGAGAGCGATTGCGCCGCGCCAGTGTCATTGCCAAGCACTCTACAAGCAAGAGAAACGCTCAGCCCGCAGCGCAAAGCGAGAGTACCTCTCACTCCGCTGAGGCCATCCgggccagccagccagcgcAGAACTCAGACTTCCTTCCTATTGAGAATCAGATCTTCAACATCCTTAATGATTTCCTTAGCCCGCCGGAGACTCGCTCTGCCCAGAAGCCCGAAACGCCAACTCGACTGGTCACCGAGGATAGTACCTCCTACGGTATGGGTTCCTCCACGGCCAATGAGGTCTTCGGTGCCGCTTCATCGAGCCCTGGTCCAAACCCAGGTTCTGCCACGGGCAAGACCTTTCCCACGTTGCCATGGTCTTACTTTTTGGACTCAGGGGCTGGTGGGCCAGCTCAGAAGAATGGTGGAAGGAGTGCGGGATCGAATGGCTGGGACACCGCCATGTCTTCAAGACCGGCCAGCCAAGGCAGTCCAGTCCATCTTGCCGGCAGCCATGGTTTTAACAATCCACTGgcgcaccatcaacaccgcTCTTCTGCTTCAGGCTCGTTCTCCAGGGACCGTGTAAACCAGCTTCAAGGCTATAGTCGTGACCCCTGGCAGCAAACTGGAAACAGCATGGCTTCCCAGGGTAGGACTGCTTCGAATCCTCTTTCACAGCAGAACATTTGGGGTCCGTCTAGCTCGCCCTTCTCTGGATCGCACAACTTCTCTGCCAACCCGTCCAGTCTCCCTTCAGTCAACAGCCCTATGGGCTTGCCAATGAGAACTTCTGGACTTGGTTACCAGCAAAGCAACACGGCAGCTCGCTCACCTCTCTCCGGCAACCCTCTCCGTGCCTATCCAAATGGTGCGGACGGCGGCCATATCAACCCGCCTCCTGGGTTTGGTGGCAATGCTGTTGCGGCTCTGGCGGACTCGGTTTACACCACCTCTCCCGGCGCGCATGGCCATGGTCATCAGACTTATGGGTACCAGgacgccatcaccgcccagcagcagcagatgctggcgatgatgagaggCAATGTCAACGCTGAGAACAACTGGAACGGGTTCAACACGGCTTCCAAGCCCTCGCAGACTCTGCCGCCGGGGCTTCAGAACCAGATGTATGGTGGTGCGTTTGCTTCGCAGCTGGAtaaccagcagcaacagcaggctATGCGCAAGGCGGAAAACCTTCCCAAGCGCTGAGAGATGATGTGCAATGGATTCGACTCACATTTTTTGTACGCTGTTTGTCAACCAACCAGGCCACCCTCTTGCCCTTGTTAGGAGGACTATCCGGGCATCCTTTAACGAGCGGGGCATACCTTTGCCAGCCAGTTTGGAATCCGAATCGACTTGTTCGTCTTCGAGTTCTTCGGCCACAACAAGCGATTGGCCGCGATGATCTCAACTTTGCATACATCCTTGCCTTTGGTCAACCTCGCAGAACTTGGGAAGCCCTatcgccaccaccgccaccgaccACAACCATTTTGTCACGGCATCACAGCGATCAAGAAAGGGGATTTGACAGATTGTTTAACATGGCAGGTTGACGTCATGCTATTCGCTACAATATATTTATtggcctttgccttttggCCCTGTGGTCTTCACCCCTGACCTGGAACGGTCTACCTATTCTACCAAACCTACCCACCCCCCGAAACCTTTCTCATAATGCTCAATATGATGATGCCTGGAGGGAGACAAGGGAAAAAGTTGATTTTCTCCCAAACGCATGacaggaaaaaaaggagaagaaaatgccaaaaaaacaacaaaaaaaaccaaaaaaaaaccacacaTTTcgctcacacacacacaacacacagcAGCCCGATTTGCTTCCCGTTGTTGAAACCCAGATAGACTGACTCCTCTACCTTTTTTACACTTTTCCCGATGCGATTTGACCCCTCCAACGCCCTACAAGAAAaagcaaaggaaaagaagaaaaaagagttCATTCATTGAGTGATCTACTGGCGGGAGTAGGCCtgcttggggaaggggtaactgggagggggaagttAGCTCGAGCTCATTCTTTTAAGTGAGGAGGATTTGGTTTGGAGAAAGTAGGGCTAGGGGAATAAGGGGCAGCGGAAAGTATTCTTCAGTAGCAGCAGTAGTAGTCGTTGcgcttttgcttttgtgcTCGCAAAAATAACACAGACTGATCAACCGAACTTTTGTGTGTGCTTTTCCTTTGTGTGGGTTGTGCGGCATGTAAGTAAGGGAAAGAGGGGGAACAACTTACGAAGGACCCAACTCCTGAATGCTCAGACGAGCCAACCACTGGCCCATGTTGACAGCCTCCTCAAGGGGGTGACCATCAACAATGCCAGCGCAGAAACCGCCAGCAAaagcatcaccagcaccgTTGGTGTCGTTGATGAGCTCCTTGGCGAGCTCGTGAACAGGGTActccttgacctcatcctcaccctgAATGGCAACAACGGTAGGCTCGGTACCTTGAGTGATGATAGCCACACGCTTCCGCTgggtgttgatcttgggCAGGTTGGCGAGCGCCTTGGCGATCTCCTTGACATCCGTCAAACCAAGCCCATGGCTCTCAGAGTACGCAGCCGCCTCGCCCTCATTACCAATGACATAATCCCAATACGGCGCTGAGGCATCAAGCGGCTCCTTGAAGAACTGGCAGATGAACGGGGCGGACAAGCTCAAGATGAACGGCTTGTTCTTCTCGGCCGCCTGCTTGGCCAGCTCCTGGATCGCGGGGGGGCAGACGGTGAAGTGGTATCCGCCGACGTAGTAAGCCTCTGCGTTCTCGACGAGAGCCCAGATGTCTGGGCGCTTGAGGTGCTCGAGGTCGTAGTGGTTGGCGGCGCCGAGCTCGGTGACCATGGAGCGGTTGTGGCCCGTGATGACGACGCCGCAGCGGCCGGTGGGGATCTTGGGGTCTACGCGGTACTCGACCCGGAGGCCGACCTGCTTGACGGCATCgcggaggatggcggcgtACTTGTCgtcgccggcgccgccgagGTAGACGACAGAGTTGGGCGCGAGGATGTACTGGGCTCCGCGGGCGGTGTTTTGAGCGGCGCCGCCGGCGATGAGCTTGGCGTCgtagttgttgaggaggtccTCGTAGATGGGGAGGTgcttctcctcggcgaggatggcgtcgTTGGGCTTGAGGCCGTATTTTTCGAGGAGGGCCTCGTCGCCAAAGGCTTGGATATCTGGGGGGGTTAGTTAGCATAGGTGTACTCGGGAATAAAATGTAGATATCATATATTGCGGAAGAAGCGGGGGAGGTTGACCGCCCTTGCCCCGCGGAGAGGTCGGCCCCGTGGAATGGAAGCTCCCAGCCCCATATTATGAGCTCAAGAACACAACACCAATAAAAATCGCAACCTTACCAAGGAGAGGGTTCTCCAAGCAGAGCAGTCTGTAGTCCTTGGTGGCGGCCATTGTGATGTATGGgcggtgtgtgtgtggtgaaggaggtgtgTGGAAGTTCAGGAAAGAATTTGTGCCCCTCTGTTGGATGGAAGTTGGACGGCAGCTTTACAACCCAGAAGGCGGGGCAATAATAAACAGGTGGGGTTGGAACCGGTGCCGCCATCGGACTTTTTACTGAACCCCCGCGAACCCCTGGTCAGCCCGGAGTATGAAATCTTGGCAGAGGGCCGAAGGGCTGAATATGTCGCCGATCTTATTCGGTGCATGTTACGGAGAAGTGACTTTTTGGAAGGGTTGCTGGTGGCTGATAATGACGGTGCTTAgcattgtggttgttgtgaggCCGAGAAAGCTCTCCAAAGCTTGTCCCTAGCATCCATCACCCATCTACTAGCACAGGACAACCACGAAGACAACTGACGTcaggaggaaaaggcagaGCGTCGTTCACTCATATCGTATTCACCCTCGAATAGATAGAGGGGGTATCATCACCGCAACTAAGGTAATCACCCGGCCAAGTACATCAATGCCCAGTCACGGCTCGAACAGGGAGGAGACTCTCTCCGCTCGCGTTTGCCCCGAAGTGAAGTGTTTCCTTGATTCCCGAGTTCCCCTGATGCATTGCCgacctgacctgacctgacctgacctgacctCTTCCCCCTGACCAGATAACTTCTCAACAAGCTTTCGTGCCGACCGTCTTTTGGGAATCCTTTTATTTCATTTACGGCCATGATGCTTGCAGAAAAAGCAAGTCCTCCGTCCGATTCGGCAGTCCCGTAACTACAAAGCAACAAAGACCAATGCAATCCGTTGAACCCCTTGCCCAGATGTAGAACCGAGAAACACCCCTTACTCCTTCGTCTTCTGGGTACCACGCAGCAGACCCGTTCTGCGGGCAGCAATGAGACCCGCCTTTTGACCCTGGGCGGCGTATCTGGAAATGGTAGACGCCTTACCGATATGCTGGTGGTTACCCTGTGCAAGTGTGTCAGCTCTGCGATACAAACCATGTGGGTTGTCAGAATGGCACTTACACCACCGTGAGGATGGTCGACGGGGTTCATGGCAACACCACGAGTCTTGGGCCATCTGTTGCGCTTGACAGCGAACTTGTGCTTGGCACGAGAAGCCTTGAGGAGGGGCTTGTCGGTtctgccaccaccggcaaCGATACCGATCATGCCGCGAGCGCTGGAGCTGACGACCTTCTTGGCGCCGGAGGGGAGCTTGATGCGGGTCTTGCCCTCATCGGGGTTGTGGCCGACAACGGTGATGTAGTTGCCGGAGGTGCGGCCGAGCGCACCACGGTCACcgaccttctcctcgacgTTGGAGACGACGGTACCCTCGGGGACGGaagcgagggggaggacgtTTCCGATGGTAAGAGCGGCGTTCTTGCCGGCATAAATGAACTGGCCGGTGTACATGCCTTCGTTGGCAATGAAGGTCTCGGTGACCTTCTTGAACTTGTAGGGCGAGTTGAACTGAACGCGGGCGAGGGGAGCACCACGGCCGGGGTCGTGGATGATCTCCTTCACGATACCGCGAACGTAGCCATGACGCTCGGCGAAATCGAGAGATCTGAACTTGGCGGGGGCCTTGTTCAGGCGGGTGTTGGCAGTGAAGATACTGCCGCGACCCTTACGCTGGTTGCGGATCTGAAGTCGAACGAAAAGCAACGGTTAGCCGCCATTTCCAATTTCCCAAGATGTTCCCCAACTCTCGATGCCGCCATCAATTTTCTAATCGGTCGGTCGGCGCAACAACTCGCTTTCTCGGTGCCGAATCGAATCTCGTGGTGTATCGAAAAGTGGTTGGAATTGAAGCTGAGGTAGTACTTACGACGCGTCCCATCTTGCCCTGCCTACCTTGGTGATGTGAAAGGGACGGGGTTGACTCGGTGGTTGAGAAAGGCAGAGGTTGCGACTCGAGAATGTCTAGATCAGTGAAGCGATATTTTTGCCAAATTTCTGTGTGGACTGGCCCTGTGCCACAATTGGTTCGCTGTGGCTGTGGGGTGCCCTAACGCAGGGAGCTGTGTGGCTGCCAGCACTTGAGCCACTCAGCTGCCGAGTTTGGCGACCCACTCTGTCAGTTCGCTGACGTAAAGCTGGCTTCTTTATGCCAAGCGGGAGCTTTGGCTTTGACTTCAGACGATGAATTCGAGATGCAAGGTCTCAACAATCAAGCTGCAAAACTTATAGCATATCGAGTTTGATATCTCGTATCTCACTTGCAAGATTGTACCATCATTCAGCCACTTCAAATTTCTTGAACAAagcatccccctcttccaatgTGCCCAGGGCAGGACCCCATTCTCGTCTCACTCTTTTGATTGATAGACGAGCGAGCCCAGAGCACATACAGTGTCAGATACCAGCAGTTGGTGTCATACTCGCACAGTACGTGCAGTGCCTCCAAGATGGGGCGAGTGCCGCCGACCGTGATCtcccatcatcgtcgtctcgTCTCCAGAAcgcccaacatcatcaaaatGACAGCACAAATACGCAGGGAATCATCAGCACGACTGCTGACTTAACTTACACACTATTCATGGATTGCTTTGCATTCCTTCTGTCGTCACATTCATGGTTTCACTTTTACTCAATGCTAACGGCGCTGTAGGTGCAAGATATATTTGCCATGAAAAGAGCCAACAGTTTGGCTGTTGCGCGCATTTCTGTCGAATCGCCATGTTTTTTTCCGGGGGTGAGCATATTGCTACTCCATGGGTTTTGATGTGTGGGACCGGCTGCCAGTGAGAGAGCTGCGGCGCGTTTTATGTCAATCAACCACGATCAAGCGATCGAAGAGTGCAGCCCGGTCCGTGATGATGGAGACCACTCTCACATTCACCAAACCAAACGCGGACTCCTCCGCAACCCGGCAGATTGGCTGCAAGCCAACTCACTCGAGGTTTCTGCAAGGCTGGTCTTATGTACAAGACTCTGGTCGAACCAGAAAGCCAGTGTGGGATGGCTTATCAGCGTTCTGTCATATCCTGTTTCCTTTCTGATGACCAGTTATGCCTTCATTGCTGTTCCCCGTGATTTTTGAAAAAGCTATTCGACGGTTTGGAATACGCAAAGTTGCTGGTCTTGAAGGTGGGGGTCCCTTCGTTGGCTGTTTGCCGTCTtatgaggaagaggacactgtctggggagggtgctgggtGATAAAACACTGGAAGCTGATCTGAGCATATCGCggttggagaagttggcATTGGTTGGGCCACAACACCAAGGGTTGAGGCGGAATGTGAGGAGCGGGTCATTTGGACAAGCTTCCAGGGCGAGCGAGCCCTTTTGGGCATTGTCGAAACCCACCGTTACCCGCTGCCGGCCGGGTGTACAAGTCAACCCCTTGACCATAACATCAACACACGCAGCCAATGACTACCTCGGACATCACACAGACCAGCCATCCAGCCTCGTGCCTCACGGGTAGGGCACAATGAGCGGTCAATGAAAAACCTCATCGTCACAAATCGTCTTCGGTTGGATGGAGGGTATCGTCAGTAAGAGGTTCTTGGTGGCTTTCTGGGCACTGTTCAGGACAAGTagaatgatggtgatggaaggtgatgatggaagcGAGACTGGCTCGTGCCATGAGCTTCAAGCAGGCAGACCGAGGGATGTGGACAAACCGGGCCTGTGCTTGCCACGGCAAGACAACCTGAAGAGGAGAATGCAAGATATATTAGCTTGTCTGGGAGCAAGAGGCCCAGAGGTAACCTTTAGTTTTAAGTTAGCCAACCTATCATGTTCTTTGGGCTCTTGGTGAAAAGTAGCAAGGTAGGCTGGGAGGGC includes:
- the ADO1 gene encoding adenosine kinase (BUSCO:EOG09263HYJ; EggNog:ENOG503NUDP; COG:G); translation: MAATKDYRLLCLENPLLDIQAFGDEALLEKYGLKPNDAILAEEKHLPIYEDLLNNYDAKLIAGGAAQNTARGAQYILAPNSVVYLGGAGDDKYAAILRDAVKQVGLRVEYRVDPKIPTGRCGVVITGHNRSMVTELGAANHYDLEHLKRPDIWALVENAEAYYVGGYHFTVCPPAIQELAKQAAEKNKPFILSLSAPFICQFFKEPLDASAPYWDYVIGNEGEAAAYSESHGLGLTDVKEIAKALANLPKINTQRKRVAIITQGTEPTVVAIQGEDEVKEYPVHELAKELINDTNGAGDAFAGGFCAGIVDGHPLEEAVNMGQWLARLSIQELGPSYPFPKQAYSRQ
- the RPL2 gene encoding 60S ribosomal protein L2 (EggNog:ENOG503NU8K; COG:J); translation: MGRVIRNQRKGRGSIFTANTRLNKAPAKFRSLDFAERHGYVRGIVKEIIHDPGRGAPLARVQFNSPYKFKKVTETFIANEGMYTGQFIYAGKNAALTIGNVLPLASVPEGTVVSNVEEKVGDRGALGRTSGNYITVVGHNPDEGKTRIKLPSGAKKVVSSSARGMIGIVAGGGRTDKPLLKASRAKHKFAVKRNRWPKTRGVAMNPVDHPHGGGNHQHIGKASTISRYAAQGQKAGLIAARRTGLLRGTQKTKE
- a CDS encoding hypothetical protein (COG:A; EggNog:ENOG503NX8Y) translates to MATPAAAITVGTTTAKIPEIDEVWKAAQKLRGTIVKELEQVQGREAANEVARFEKVEKLMEHYRLACVEVIWPDFRVTKEKHVEDTLWQVHTLITKAYRKVLGRLNGNDNAVLRRRVERLYAAYLKTAQSFYKGWLQRVCARYNIKDLQRIARVIGIEMSVPKAHTVDAAAHRLDEIVRDSCHKTLIYLGDLARYRTLLRNKDRNWDNALSYYFLANDLAPESGYGHHQCGVIYAEVDDHLHIVYHMYRAMVCDKPHPNAAPNLEREFRDIQKKRGGDARQVFITWFLKLQAFYYQGREFSERKELENEVDHRLAVAMKSGTLFKSDQDLLKIILINITSYAACAQKVQDKWTEERSRSCQYLLLLNIRTIHTISKLLRDELNELVKRQPVETTPAQEQGKFTPVFARVLPFLRVYMAWLCFYSTELKQYQEHLEPQFGDMCKMLSMALGLLLEFVATAQEPGRIVPWRFAEDELTLGVNCLNGPELKGCQLYCDPFSKQPKPRRDESPEDEYSNDDITWSRMLHIALCAFELATPGSPFPLVTATASSKDAEGYATVVYHEGPKHLPPSVQSPQPASSAPTTTAAPAPPAAVATPAHVLAEVVAVPSPSDSVELSEDQEFYGERLRRASVIAKHSTSKRNAQPAAQSESTSHSAEAIRASQPAQNSDFLPIENQIFNILNDFLSPPETRSAQKPETPTRLVTEDSTSYGMGSSTANEVFGAASSSPGPNPGSATGKTFPTLPWSYFLDSGAGGPAQKNGGRSAGSNGWDTAMSSRPASQGSPVHLAGSHGFNNPLAHHQHRSSASGSFSRDRVNQLQGYSRDPWQQTGNSMASQGRTASNPLSQQNIWGPSSSPFSGSHNFSANPSSLPSVNSPMGLPMRTSGLGYQQSNTAARSPLSGNPLRAYPNGADGGHINPPPGFGGNAVAALADSVYTTSPGAHGHGHQTYGYQDAITAQQQQMLAMMRGNVNAENNWNGFNTASKPSQTLPPGLQNQMYGGAFASQLDNQQQQQAMRKAENLPKR